TTTTGGAGTAAAGAACCTACATGCATGTGGGTGGTTTATTGTTTCTGGTGAATTCGTAGACCTAAAGCGCGGATAAGTTGGAGCTGATTTAATCTAAGTTATACAAAAACCCTCGTTCTTGACAATGAAAAATAAACTGCCCTATAGGACAGTTTATTCTTCATTATTTGTTTGTTCCTCATTAGTGTCTTCCTGTTTGTCAGAAGAGTCTTTTTCTGAGGAGCCTTTTTCATTTTCAGAATTACTTTCTTTTTCATATTGAACTTCTAACTCAGCAGCTTCATAAAATTCTTTTTTTAGTTCATTATACTTTTTTGTGTATTTATTGAATGTAGAATTTGCTTTCATTACATCCTCGTACTTCTTATTTATTTTTTCAATTTGAGAATCTAATTTTTCCTTTTTCAATTCCTCATCTTGGAGCATCTTATATAATTCCTCATCTAATTTAATCGCTTCTTCATAAGATTTATACAATTGTTGATAGGCATCATAGCGTTTATTAAACACAACGACCATTTCATTGGCTTTTTCTTTTGCGCTTTCATTCTCTAATTCCTCAATCAAAGGCTTAACTTTTTCAAACTCTTTCTTTGCCGCTTCAATGCTCTCTTTTTCAACGCTTAACTTATTCTTACGTTGTTCTATTAAATCTAAAGCTTCGTTTGATAAATTCTTGATTTTGTCAAAGTCTTTCATGCCTAAATCAATAATTTGATCGTAAAGTTTTTTCTCCTTTTGCTCTAATTTCACCAATGGATCTTGTTGCTCCTTGAATGCATCTTCTAATGTAACCGCTTCTTCTAAATGATTATAAATTTTCTCAGCAGTAGAAGGTCCATTATTACAAGCTGATAATATAAAAACCACTGAGATAAGCACTAGCATTATTTTCCCTAAACGCAAATTCGTCTCCTCCTTACGCCAATTTCTTCACAAAATAAAAAGTATTGTTTTGCATTAGTATATGAAAAAATGATCAAAACTTGTCCATAATATCATATATTGTAAAGAAAACTTGCAAAATAGCAAGCCACATACCACAATGCACGTTAAAAGCTTGCTTGTTATTCACTTTTAATATTGTAAAAATTTATATTATAAAGTACATTATACCATCTATATAATAACTGCTTAATCATTTTTTTAGATTTATAGCTCAGGTTTATTTGTTCCGCTTATGAAAGATTCCCTTGCTCATACTATTTGTGGTAAACTAAAGATTATGAACTTTGCTAGAAAAGGATGTGTAACCTTATGCTTACAATGGATGCTATCGTTCGAGAAGGACACCCCGTTTTACGTGAGGTAGCAAATGAAGTACCTTTGCCACCTTCTGAAAAAGATCTTGCAACACTTGAAAACATGCTACAATTTATTAAAAATAGTCAAGATGAACAAATTGCAGAAGAATACAACCTACGTCCAGGTGTCGGTTTAGCAGC
This genomic stretch from Pontibacillus yanchengensis harbors:
- a CDS encoding YkyA family protein, encoding MRLGKIMLVLISVVFILSACNNGPSTAEKIYNHLEEAVTLEDAFKEQQDPLVKLEQKEKKLYDQIIDLGMKDFDKIKNLSNEALDLIEQRKNKLSVEKESIEAAKKEFEKVKPLIEELENESAKEKANEMVVVFNKRYDAYQQLYKSYEEAIKLDEELYKMLQDEELKKEKLDSQIEKINKKYEDVMKANSTFNKYTKKYNELKKEFYEAAELEVQYEKESNSENEKGSSEKDSSDKQEDTNEEQTNNEE